ACGCGCGGGGTGAACGGGTCGCGCGCCGTGGTGCGGCCGCGCAGGGTGGCGCCCCCAGCAGGATTCGAACCTGCGACCTACCGCTTAGAAGGCGGGTGCTCTATCCGCTGAGCTATGGGGGCCGGTGGGGTGGTGGGCCCCCGGCCGGGCCTTGGCCGTGCTGTGCGGGTCGCTGGACACGCCGCGACGACCCGGGTCCGGGACAGGATACGGGTGTCCGGGAACCCCTCCGGGCCTTCGGCCCCCGGGAGGGGTGTGTCGGGCGCGGTGGAGCGGTCCGATAATCGCAGCTGCCGGACGGGTGTGCAGCGATCTGGACCGTCCTGGAGCCGGACGTTGTGCAGTCGTTACGGGGCTGCGGCCCCACCCGTTATGGATTCGGTGCGGAGAATGCCCGGCCGGAGTGGCGGTGGGGGGCGGGATTTGGGTTCCTCCGGTCGGATGACGTGGCCGGTGCGGGGCTCCGACCACCCGTTCGGGGAACGTTCCGGGAGCGCACGGCTCTCCGGGGTGGAGTGATGTTGTCATGGTCGCGCCGTGGAGACGGTTCCCGACATGTCGGATTGGGTCCGGAATTCACCCCTGTGAGGGACTCGGGTTATCCACACCCCGGGGTTTTCCACAGGAATTCACCGAGGACTGGCGAGACGTTCGCCAATTCCGCACGCTCGACCCGTCGACGGGACCGTCTGAGAATTCTGACAGGAATCCGTGAATTTGCTGGGAAAGGTGCGGTGGACCGATGAACGAGACCCTCGTGACGATGGTGGGGAATGTCGCCTCCGCGGTGACGTACACCCAGACCGCGGCCGGTGTGCCGGTGGCGAACTTCCGCATGGCGGCGACCGAGCGGCGCTTCGACCGCGGCCGCGGCGAGTGGACGGACGGGGACACCACCTGGGTCACCGTGGTGGCCTGGCGGTGGCTGGCGACCAACCTCGTCAGTTCGGTGAACAAGGGTGATCCGGTCGTGGTGAGCGGCCGGCTGAGGGTCCGTGAGTGGGGTGAGGACGACCGGCGGCGATCGGCGGTGGAGATCGACGCGCGCTCGGTCGGTCACGACCTCGCCCGCGGGACCTCGGCGTTCCGTTGGGCGGTCCAGACCAAGTCCCCCTCCCCGGGCGGAGGTTCGACCACGCCCGGGGAGGGCGGCGGTGCCTCGGGTGAGGCGGGCGTGGCCCGGGTGGAGGAGGCCGTGCCGGAGTGGATCGTGGCCGCCGTCCGGGCCCGCCGGGCCGCGGAGGGGGAGGTTCCGGGCGGTGGCGGAGCGGAGGCGGCGGGTCCGGTCGGAGCCTCGGGGGTGGGGGAGTTGAGCGAGGCGGATGAGGGAGATGTGATGATCACTTCTGTGAGGTGATCAGATCAAGTCGGCACCGGCGTGAAGAAGTGCAATCCTGAACAAGCTCCTGACCTGCCGTGACTTTATGTCGACTCATCAACAGAACGGACCATCCGACTGGTTGGTAACGATAGGGCCACGGAATCGTCCGGATTTGCCACGGCGGGTGTAACGACCGAAACGGTCAATATGATGCGTCTGGTCCACACACGTGCAGCGACGTCACAGGGGGCGTCGCTTTGCAGGGGCCGGTTGCCAGCGGCAAGATCCGGCCCGGAGGGATCAACTCATGTTCCACAAGCAGGGGCGGGCCGTTTCCCGCATAGCCACTGTCATGCTCGCTTCGAGCCTGATCGTGGGCGGCGGGCTCGGCATGACCAGTGCCATGGCGGCCGACGGGCCGGGCACCGCGGGCGCGACCGCGAAGCTGCTGCCGGGTCTGAAGTTCAGCGGCCAGATCAAGATCGGCGACCGTCCGGCGATCGACGGCGGTCTGTTCAAGCTGCTGCCGGCCGGCGAGCAGGACGAGAAGAAGGCCCTCCTCGCCTACTGCATCGACCTGATGAACCCGACCCAGCCGGACGCCGAGTACAACGAGACCGACTGGAAGTCGAGCTCGCTGGCCGGCAAGCCGGAGGCGGCGGCCAAGATCAAGTGGATCCTGCTCAACTCCTTCCCGACCAAGAGCGTCGACGACCTGAAGAAGGCCTCGGGCATCGCCGACCTCGACGAGAACGAGGCCGCCGCGGGTACCCAGGCCGCGATCTGGTCCTTCTCGGACGGCGCGGACGCCAAGCCCGTCAAGGAGGACGCGGCCGCGCTGACCAAGTACCTCAAGGACAAGGTCGCCGACGTCAAGCAGGGTGAGGAGCCCAAGGCCTCGCTGAGCCTGGAGCCCGCCTCGGTCGCCGGCAAGAGCGGCGAGCAGCTCGGCCCGATCACCGTGAAGTCCAACTCGGACTCGGTGAACCTGGCGCTGGACGAGGCCGGCAAGAAGGCCGGCGTCGTACTGACCGACAAGGACGGCAAGCCGGTCACCACCGCCAAGAACGGTGACCAGTTCTTCGCCAAGACCCCCGCCGGTGCCGAGGCCGGCAGCGCCAAGGTCACCGCCAGCACCGAGGCCGAGCTCTCCGTCGGCCGCGCCTTCGTCGGCGAGAAGAACGGCAAGCACAGCCAGACCCTGATCCTGGCCGGCACCAAGCCGGTCAAGACCAACGCCGTCGGCAAGGTCAGCTGGGCCCCGACCGGCCCGATCCCGGCCGTCACCGCCAAGGTCGACTGCGTCCAGAACGCCGTCGTGGTCACCGCCACCAACAAGGGCGACCAGGAGTGGAAGTTCGAGCTGAGCGGCAAGACCGTCACGGTCAAGCCCGGTGAGACCCAGACCATCCCGGTCAAGGTCGCCGAGGACGCGAAGTACGACTTCACCATCACCGGTCCGTTCAAGTTCTCGGAGCGCTTCCAGGGCATCCTGAACTGCAAGACCGACAGCAGCACCGCCTCCCCGACCGCTCCGGCCCCGTCGGCCAGCCCGACCGGCCCGCAGCTGGCCACCACGGGTGGCGGCGCCGGCACCGGCCTGATGGCCGGCATCGCGGGCGCCCTGGTGCTCGCCGGTGGTGGCGCGGTCTTCGCGCTGCGCCGCCGCGGCCGCCACAGCGGTGCCTGAGCAGCCCCGTCCCTGAGGGACACGCCCCGGCCGCCGGCTGATCCCGGCGGTCGGGCGAGCTGAGACCGGCCCCGTCCTCCCCTGCAGCGGAGGGCGGGGCCGGCCCGTGTCCGCCGCCGCCCGGCGGCCGGTCACCCGCCCGCGGACAGCGGCCGGACGGGTCCGCCCACGGCGGCCGTTCGGGTCCGGGTGCGCCTTACGGCACAATGGAATGCTGCAAGCCGATTACTCACGACGACGCCGGAGCGATCTCACGTGGCGGAATTCATCTACACCATGCGCAAGGTGCGCAAGGCACACGGCGACAAGGTCATCCTTGACGACGTGACGCTCAGCTTCCTCCCCGGAGCGAAGATCGGCGTCGTCGGCCCCAACGGCGCCGGTAAGTCGACCGTCCTCCGGATGATGGCGGGCCTGGACCAGCCGTCCAACGGCGACGCCTTCCTCTCCCCGGGCTTCACCGTCGGCATGCTCCAGCAGGAGCCCCCGCTCGACGAGTCCAAGACCGTCCTGGAGAACGTCGAGGACGGCGTCAAGGAGATCAAGGGCAAGCTCAACCGGTTCAACGAGATCGCCGAGCTGATGGCGACCGACTACTCCGACGAGCTGCTCGACGAGATGGGCAAGCTCCAGGAGGACCTGGACCACGCCAACGCCTGGGACCTGGACGCCCAGCTGGAGCAGGCCATGGACGCCCTGGGCTGCCCGCCCGGCGACTGGCCGGTCACCAAGCTCTCCGGTGGTGAGCGCCGCCGCGTCGCGCTGTGCAAGCTGCTGCTGGAGCAGCCCGACCTGCTGCTGCTCGACGAGCCCACCAACCACCTGGACGCCGAGTCGGTGAACTGGCTGGAGCAGCACCTGGAGAAGTACCCCGGGACCGTCGTCGCGGTCACCCACGACCGGTACTTCCTGGACAACGTCGCCCAGTGGATCCTGGAGCTGGACCGCGGCCGCGCCTACCCGTACGAGGGCAACTACTCCACGTACCTGGAGACCAAGCAGTCCCGTCTCAAGGTCGAGGGCCAGAAGGACGCCAAGCGCGCCAAGCGGCTCAAGGAAGAGCTGGAGTGGGTCCGCTCCAACGCGAAGGGCCGCCAGGCCAAGTCCAAGGCCCGCCTCGCCCGGTACGAGGAGATGGCGGCCGAGGCCGACAAGATGCGGAAGCTGGACTTCGAGGAGATCCAGATCCCGCCGGGCCCGCGCCTGGGCAACATCGTCATCGAGGTCGAGAAGCTCTCCAAGGCCTTCGGCGAGAAGATCCTCATCGAGGACCTGAGCTTCACCCTGCCGCGCAACGGCATCGTCGGCATCATCGGCCCGAACGGCGCCGGCAAGACCACGCTGTTCAAGATGCTGCAGGACATGGAGACCCCGGACTCCGGCAGTGTCAAGGTCGGCGAGACCGTCAAGATCAGCTACGTCGACCAGTCGCGTGCCAACATCGACCCGAAGAAGACCCTGTGGGAGGTCGTCTCCGACGGCCTCGACTGGATCAACGTCGGCCAGGTCGAGATGCCCTCGCGCGCCTACGTCTCCGCGTTCGGCTTCAAGGGCCCGGACCAGCAGAAGCCGGCCGGTGTGCTCTCCGGTGGTGAGCGCAACCGCCTCAACCTGGCGCTCACCCTCAAGCAGGGCGGCAACCTGCTGCTCCTCGACGAGCCGACCAACGACCTCGACGTCGAGACGCTCTCCTCGCTGGAGAACGCCCTGCTGGAGTTCCCCGGCTGCGCCGTGGTCATCTCCCACGACCGCTGGTTCCTCGACCGGGTCGCCACCCACATCCTCGCCTACGAGGGTGACAGCAAGTGGTTCTGGTTCGAGGGCAACTTCGAGTCCTACGAGAAGAACAAGATCGAGCGGCTGGGCGCCGACGCCGCCCGTCCGCACCGGGCCACCTACAAGAAGCTGACCCGGGGCTGACCGCAGCCCGACCCCGGCCCGGCCCGGCCGCCCTCCGGCGGCCGGCCGGGCCGACGCCCGTGATCCCCCGCGCGGGCGAGGAAGAGTTCGAGGAGATCTCCGTGGCTCGCCACATCTACGCCTGCCCGATGAGGTGGTCCGACATGGACGCCTTCGGCCACGTCAACAACGTGGTCTTCCTGCGCTACCTGGAGGAGGCCCGGATCGACTTCATGTTCACCCAGGCCGCCGAGGCCGGCGCCGGTGAGTTCGCGGGCGGCTCGGTGGTGGCCCGGCACGAGATCGAGTACAAGCGCCCGCTGGTGCACCGGCCGGCGCCGGTCACCGTCGAGACCTGGGTCACCAAGATCGGCGGCGCCTCGCTGACGGTCTCCTACGAGATCAAGGACACCGCCGAGGACGGCACCGAGACGGTCTACGTCCGGGCCTCCACCGTGGTGGTCCCCTACGACCTGGTCGAGGGCCGGCCGCGCCGGATCAGCCCGGTGGAGAAGGCGTTCCTCAGCCGCTTCATGGACGAGGCGCCGGCCGCCGTCGTCACGGCCTGACCCGTTCCGGGCCCGAGGCCCGCACCCGGCGCGACCCCGCACCCGGTCCCCGGGAGGGGCCGCGCGCATCCCGCTGACGCGGCCCGAGGGCCGTACCGGACCCGAGTGAGCTGACCTCCGTTGACCGCCACCCCGCCGCTGGACCTCGCCGACACCGGCGAGGCCGCCGACCTCACCGCCTTCCTGGCCAGGCTGCTGCGCTTCGACCGGGCCGCCGTGGTGCGGCTGCAGGCCGTGCCGGCGGTGGAGGGCGGCGGGGTGCTGGCCGCGTTCGGACGGCTGCCGCTGGGTAGCTCCGGGGTGCTCGCGATCAGGACCGCCCGGCTGGCCGGGATCGAGCGGGCGCTGGACGCGACCGTCTCGGCCGGGCAGCTGCTGGAGGCGGTGGACGAGCCGGCGGGCACCGTGGCCGTGCCGCCGCCGGTGACCGGTCCCGCCTGGGCCGGGCTGCTCCCGCCGCGGACCGGCTGGCAGCCGGTCGCGGAACCCGCCGCGGACCGGGTCTTCCCTGAACTGATGGCCGGCGTACGGGAGTTCAAGCGGCGCACCGAGGAGGTCCCGGAGCACCACCGGACCCGGCAGGTGGTGGACGCGATCGCCGACGAGATCTGGTCCCGGCCGCTGGAGGTCGTCCCCGACCTGCCGCTGCGGGCCGCCCACGCGGCGTACGCCATCGGCTTCCTGCGTCCGGCCGGGCGGCTGACCGTGCACCGGGCCGGCGGCTGGCTGCGGTTGAGCGCCGCGGCGGGCTCGGTGGTGTTGCGCACCACGGACGCCCCGGGCGCCGGACTGGGCCTCAGCCCGCTGCGCTGAGGCCCGACGCCCAGCTGCGGGGACGGACGCCCGCGTGGCGGGGAAGGAAGGAACCCCCGGGATCCCGCGTGGCGGGGACGGGAGCAGACCCGGGAGCCCGCGTGGCGGGGATTCAGCCCGCGGTGTTGATCATCGAGGCGGCGGCGTAGGTGAGGTAGTCCCACAGCTGCCGCTCGGCCTCGGCCGGGAGGCCCAGCTCGTCCAGCGCGGTGCGCATGTGCCCCAGCCAGGCGTCGTGCGCCGCCCGGTCCACCGCGAAGGGCGCGTGCCGCATCCGCAGCCGCGGGTGGCCGCGCTGCTCGCTGTAGGTGCGCGGGCCGCCCCAGTACTGGATCAGGAAGAGCGCGAACCGCTCCTCGGCCGGCCCGAGGTCCTCCTCGGGGTACATCGGCCGCAGCAGCTCGTCCTGGGCGACGCCCTGGTAGAACCGGTGCACCAGCTTCCGGAAGGTCGCCTCGCCGCCGACGGCCTCGAAGAAGGTCTCCTCTGGAAGCGTCTCACTCCGGGTCTCGTTCACCCGACCATGGTCGCAGACGGCCCACGGGGCCGTACACCGGGACTTCCGGCCTACGACCCCGCGGTCGAACGGGTCCGGGGGACGGCCTGCGCGCCGCGCAGCGCCCACCGACCCCCGGACGCCCTACGCGTCGTTCCAGTCGAAGAACCGCCAGGCGATCGCCGACATCACCGCGGCGAAGGCGAGCAGCCCGCCCATGGCCGGCAGCACGTCCATGACCCCGCCGCCGCGGCTGAGCACCGACTGGGCGGAGGTGACCAGGTAGCGCAGCGGCAGCGCGTGCGAGACGGTCTGCAGCCACGGCGGCGCGTCGTCCAGCGGGAAGAAGGAGCCGGACAGGAAGGACATCGGCAGCACGATGACCTGGTTGATGCCGTTGGCCGCCTCCTCGGTCTTCGCCACCGCGCCGGTGACCAGGCCGATCGACATGAAGGCGATGGTGGCGCAGACCACCAGCGGTACCACCAGCCACCAGTTCCCGGTGAGCTGCAGGCCGAAGAACGGCAGGGTGGCGACCCCCAGGAAGATCGCGGTCTGGGCGAGCGCGACCAGGACGCTCACCCCGACCCGGGCGGTGATGACCGCGCCGGCCGAGACCGGGGCCAGTCGCAGCCGCCGCAGCACCTTCCGCTGCCGCCAGTTGACCAGGGTGAAGGAGGCGCCGAACACCGCGCCGGTGGCCACCGCCCAGCCGAGCAGGCCGGGGGTGAGGAACTGGATCGGCTGGAGCGACTCGTCCTCGACCTGGTCGGTGCTCAGGGTGAACGCCGGCGGCTGCCCGGTGGCGGCCTGGTTGGCGGACTGCACCACCGAGTCGAGGATGCCCTGGACGGTCCCGGCCTTGACCGTGTCGGAGACGCTGATGCTCAGGCGCACCCCGCCGTCCGGGCCCTGCACCACCACGCCGTCCAGCTCGCCCTTGCGCAGCTTCTCCAGCGCGGTCGGCGCATCGGTGAAGGTGGAGACGCTGAGGGTCTTCTCCAGCGCGGCGCGCTGCTCGCCCTGGACGGCGTCCAGCAGCCGTACCTGGCCGACCTGGCCGACCTTGACGTGCGGCGCCCCGGCGGACTTCAGCAGGGTGCCGAACAGCAGCAGGAACATCAGCGGCATGGCCAGCACGAAGAACAGCGCGGTGCGGTCCCGGAGGAAGCCGAGCAGCATCACCCGGGCCAGTCCGGCGAAGGCGCTGACCCGTTCCCGCTCGGGTTCGGGCCGCTGCCGGGGCTCGTGCTCGGTGGCGACCGAGGTGGTGGTCATGCCCGGTACTCCCGTCCGGTCAGCTGGAGGAAGACGTCCTCCAGGGTGGCTCCGCGGACCTCCAGGCCGCGCAGGGCGCCCTGCTCGGCGAGCACGGCCAGCACCGGGGCGGGCGCGCGGGTGGAGACGGCGAGGCTGACCCCGTCGTCCTCCAGGGCGGTGATCTCGGCGCCGGCGGCGGAGAACAGCTCCCGGGCCCGGTCGGCGGTGAGGAGGCCGGACTCCACGCTGACCCGGACGGTGTCGTCGATCTCGCGGACCAGGGCCGCGGGGGCGCCGGTCCGCAGCACCCGGCCGCGGTCCATCACCGAGACCCGGTCGCAGAGCACCTCGGCCTCGTCCAGGTAGTGGGTGGTCAGCACCACCGTGCGGCCCTCGGCGTTGATGTCCCGGAGCAGGTCCCAGAGGTTGCGGCGGGCCTGCGGGTCGAGCCCGGTGGTGGGCTCGTCCAGGAACACCAGCTCCGGGTCGTGGGCCAGGGCGCAGGCGATGGACAGCCGCTGGGCCTGGCCGCCGGAGAGCTTGTCGGTCAGCTGGGAGGCGGAGTCGGAGAGCCCGACCCGCTCCAGCATCGCGTCGGCCCGCCGGGGGCCGACGCCGTAGAAGGAGGCGAAGGTGCGGATCGTCTCCCGGGCCGTCAGCTTCACGAAGAACGCCGACGCCTGGAACTGCACGCCGATCCGCGGCAGCAGCTTCGTGTTGCGCGGCCAGGGCGCCATGCCCAGCAGCTCGACGCGGCCCTCGTCGGGCTCGCGGATGCCCTCGAGGATTTCGAGGGTGGTGGTCTTCCCGGCGCCGTTCGGGCCCAGGATGCCGTAGAACTCGCCCGACCGGACGGAGAGCGAGACCCCGTCGACGGCCTGGACGTCCCCGTACCGCTTCCGGATCCCGTCCGCGGTGATCGCATCAGTCATGGCCCAGACCCTAGGGGTCCGGGGCCATGGCCGACGGTCACTTGTGCGAATCTTGAGGATGGGTCAGGACCGGTGGAGCGTGATGGTGGTCCAGGCGCCGACGTGGACCCGGTCGCCGTCGTTCAGCGGGATCGCGGTGTGCGGCGGCACCGGGTCGGGGCTGCCGTTCACCGTGGTGCCGTTGGTGGAGTCCTGGTCCACCAGCACCCAGCTGCCGTCGGCCTGCTCGGCCAGCATCGCGTGCTGGTGCGAGGCGCCCGGGTCCTCCGGGGCCACCGACAGGTCGATCTCCGGCACCGTGCCCCGGTGCGCGCTGCGCCGGCCGATCCGCAGCTGGCCGCGGCCGGTCAGCGGGATCCGCCGCTCCGGGCAGTACGGCGGGAAGAACAGCCCCGCCGCCTCCGGGCCGCTGCGGGCCATCATGTCGGTGAAGTAGTCCCGGTCGGCCGACACCACCGCGATCCAGGTGGTCCGGGCGGGCGCCGACGCGGCACCGGCCGGCGGCGCCAGGTGGAACGAGGTGCCGAACTCGTCGCCCGGCCCGGCCGGACCCGGCTGCGCGTACACCGGACCGGTCCGCTCGACGTCCTCCGCCTCCGGGAAGGCCGCGGCCGGGCCCGGCTCGAACGCCGCGGGGCGCTCGTACCCGCCCGGACGCTCGAACGCGGCTGGACGCTCGTACCCGCCCTGGCGCTCGTAGCCCGCGGGACGCTCGTACCCGGGCGCCGGGTCGAACGCCGGCGGCTCGTGCCGGACCGGCTGCTCGTGCCCCACCGCCGGGTCGTAGGAGCCCGGCGGGTCGTAGGCGGTCGGCTGGTACGGCGGCTGCGCCGACCCGCCCGGCTCGTACCCGCCCGGCTCGTACCCGCCCGGCTCGCGGGCCGGCCGCTCGAACGGGGAGGGCCGGTACGGCGAAGCCGGCGGCGGGGCCTGCGGGGAGGCCGGCGGGGAGAGACTCGGCGGCGGCGGAGGCGGCTGCTGGCCGGCCGCGGGCGGCGGGAAGCCGTAGCCGCCGGCCGGGGGGGCCTGCGGCCGGGCCGGGGAGGCCAGGTCGTAGTCGTACCCGCAGTCCTCGCAGTACCGGCCGGTCTGCGGGGTGCGGCAGATCGGGCAGGTGGCCAGGCCGGCGGTGGGCTCGGGCCCGGCCGGTGCCGGCGGCGGGGTGAACGGCGGGGGAGCGGGCCGGCCGCCGAAGGGGTCGGCCGGCCGCGGTGCGCCGAACGGGTCGGCGGCCGGGGGACGCGGACCGGCGCCCGCGGCGGACGGGGCGCCCGGGACGGCCAGACCGGGCGGCGGAGTCATCGGGAAGCCGCAGAAGTCGCACCAGTCCTCGGCCTGCGACTCATGGCCCCTAGGGCAGATCGGCATCAGGTCCCCCACATTCCAGCTGGGCCGGCCCCGGGCGGGTGGCCGGTCACTTCTTCACACGTACGGTCTTGGTCGACTGGGTGTCGAGCGTCATCGAGTCGGCGTCGCTGACGTTCCTCCGGAATCGAACCGTACCCTCCTTGGCGTCCACTACGTCGACCACCTTCTGCAGCAGCTTGAGCGTGCCGCCGTTGCCGGTCCGGTGAGCGATCCGGACGGCGTTGCCCAGCTTGGCGGTGGCCCGGTCGAGGTCGCCGGCGCGGTGCGCGGCCAGGCCCTCCTGGATGGAGGAGGCCAGCTCGGCCTGGCCGGTGTAGTGGGCGACCTGGGGGCTGATCCGGGTGGAGGAGGCCAGGTCGTCCGTCCAGACCGCCTTGACCAGGCCCTGGCCGAGCACCTCGGCGGTGCCGTCCGGCTGCGGCCGGACCAGGCTGACCCGGGCCGCCAGCATCCGCTCGCCGACGGCGGCCGAGGGCACCTCCACGCAGACGTGGTAGTCGCGGCTCTCGTCGCCCCAGGAGCCGGTGGGGTAGTCGCCGGCCCGGGCCCCGGCCTCGGCGCGGCGGCCGGTGAGGTCCTCCAGGGCGGGGGCGACCTGCTTGACGTACTTCACCACCGCGCCGGCCGGCGTCCACACCCGCAGGGCCACGTCGGCGACCTGCTTGCCCATGGCGCCGGCCATCATCGCCCGGAAGTCCTCGGCGAGGCCGGAGGGCTCGGCGACGATGTCCACCGTGCCGAGCAGCGCCGAGGAGATCCGCCGCAGCTCGGCCACCTCCCAGTCGGTGCCCACGCCGCGGCAGTCGGCGGTGAACCGGTCGGCCGCCGCGTCCAGCACCCGCTGGAGGTCCTCCGGCTTCTCGTGCTCGTTGCGCCCGTCGGTGAGCAGGATGCCGTGCCGGATGGCGATGTCCGGGCGGGAGTCGAACAGCTGGTGGGCCTTGGCCAGCCAGGTGCCGATGGCCGTGCCGCCCGCCGCGGAGAGCTTGCGGAGCGCCGACCTCGCCTCGGCCCGGGTGTCCGGGCTGGCGACGGCGAGCCGGCCGCCGCCCGGGTAGACCTCGCGGGCCTCGTGGGTGCCGGCCACCACGGCGAAGGCGGCGCCGTCGCGCAGGGTGTCGATCGCGACGCCGGTGGCCTCGCGGGCGTTGCGCATCTTGGCCGCCGGGTAGTCCATCGAGCCGGAGCAGTCGACCATGATCACGACCGCGGCGGCCGGGGCCGCCCCGCCGTCGGCCGGCCCGAGCGGGCGGCCGCCCGAGGTGCCGCCGCCGGTGGCGGTGACCGTGACGATCGCGTTGACCTCCCGGGCCCCGTCGGCGAGGTACTCGTTCTGGAAGACCTCGACGTCGAATCGCGGGGCGGTGGGCCGGGACAGACTTGCCATAACCGGGAGCTCCTGTCGAGCAGTCGGGTGAGCGGACGTCAGTCGGTGCTGGCGGGTGCGTACGCCGGGACCGGCGGCACCCGGGGCAGGTCCGGCAGGGTGTCCTGGTGGCCGGCCTGCTGGGTCGGGAGGTCGATCAGGGTGGCCTCGTGGTCCGCCACGGCCGCGGCCCGCCGCGGGTCGATCGGCAGCACGGCCACGGTGATGTTGTCGTGCCCGCCGGCCGCCACCGCGAAGTCCACCAGCGACCTGGCTGCGGCCAGCGGCTCGGTCCGGGCGTCCGCGCGGACGAAGAAAGCCAGGTCGGTGGCGGCCTCGGCGTAGTTCCACAGGCCGTCGGTGCACACCAGCAGCACACCCGGCACGTGCGGGGTGAAGCTGACGGTGTGCGGGACGAGCTCCTCCGCGTCGGCGCCCAGCCAGCCGGTGATCGCGTGGGCGCGCGGGTCGGCGTACGCCTCCGCCTCGCCCATCAGCCCGGCGGCCACCATTCGGGCGGCCCAGGAGTCATCCTCGGTCAGCCGGTACGGCTCCGCGGACTCGCGGTCGTCCGGGATCCAGTACGCGCGGGTGTCGCCGACCCAGCCGATGGTGACCAGGCCGGCCGCCGAGACCGCCGAGACGTAGGTGCAGGCCGGGGCGTTCAGGTGGCCCCCGGCCGCCTGGGCCTGCGCGGTCCGGTCGTACGCCAGCTCGGTGACCGCGCGGGCGGCCGCGGTGATCGCCCCGCGCATCGCCCGGGCCGGTTCCTCGCCCCGCTCCAGCGCGCCGAGCAGCCAGTCGCAGGCCGCGTCCACGGCGGTGGCGGAGGCCTCGTCGGGCCGGGAGGAGGAGGACACGCCGTCGCAGACCACCGCGACCACCGCCGGCTCACCGCCGGGGAGCGAGGTGCCGGCCACGGTGAAGGCGTCCTCGTTGCGGTGGTGCCGCAGACCGCGGTCGGAGACCCCGGCGACGCCGGTCAGCGCCTTCTCCTGGTGGTCGCGCGGCCGCGGCCTGGCCTGGCCGCAGGCCCCGCAGGAGCCGTCCGGGGCGAGCTCCACCGAACCGCAGTGGCCGCAGGGCGGCACGGGTGACGGCCCGTCGACCACCGTCGGAGGGCCCGTCAGACCCGCCCCGCAGGCGCCGCAGAAGGCGTCCTCGGGGTCCAGCGGTTCGGCACAGCTCGGGCACACGGTCTGCTGCGGCATGGCTCACACCCACGTCCGGGGACGGGCTCGGTTCGCCCGTTCCACCATCTCGATCCTTGTCTCGGCGCGGTCGGACAACCGTGCCAACACCCGATAGGAGTGCTCCAGGGCGAACCGCAGTTCCCGTTCCGCGGCGGGATGTCCGAGCACCGTGACCTGGCCGGTTCCGCCGGGCGCGCCGGAGCGCACCCAGGCCAGCGCCGAGTCCAGCACCTCCACCGCCAGCTCCTCGCGCCGCCG
The window above is part of the Kitasatospora sp. HUAS MG31 genome. Proteins encoded here:
- a CDS encoding single-stranded DNA-binding protein — encoded protein: MNETLVTMVGNVASAVTYTQTAAGVPVANFRMAATERRFDRGRGEWTDGDTTWVTVVAWRWLATNLVSSVNKGDPVVVSGRLRVREWGEDDRRRSAVEIDARSVGHDLARGTSAFRWAVQTKSPSPGGGSTTPGEGGGASGEAGVARVEEAVPEWIVAAVRARRAAEGEVPGGGGAEAAGPVGASGVGELSEADEGDVMITSVR
- a CDS encoding Cys-Gln thioester bond-forming surface protein — encoded protein: MLASSLIVGGGLGMTSAMAADGPGTAGATAKLLPGLKFSGQIKIGDRPAIDGGLFKLLPAGEQDEKKALLAYCIDLMNPTQPDAEYNETDWKSSSLAGKPEAAAKIKWILLNSFPTKSVDDLKKASGIADLDENEAAAGTQAAIWSFSDGADAKPVKEDAAALTKYLKDKVADVKQGEEPKASLSLEPASVAGKSGEQLGPITVKSNSDSVNLALDEAGKKAGVVLTDKDGKPVTTAKNGDQFFAKTPAGAEAGSAKVTASTEAELSVGRAFVGEKNGKHSQTLILAGTKPVKTNAVGKVSWAPTGPIPAVTAKVDCVQNAVVVTATNKGDQEWKFELSGKTVTVKPGETQTIPVKVAEDAKYDFTITGPFKFSERFQGILNCKTDSSTASPTAPAPSASPTGPQLATTGGGAGTGLMAGIAGALVLAGGGAVFALRRRGRHSGA
- the ettA gene encoding energy-dependent translational throttle protein EttA; this encodes MAEFIYTMRKVRKAHGDKVILDDVTLSFLPGAKIGVVGPNGAGKSTVLRMMAGLDQPSNGDAFLSPGFTVGMLQQEPPLDESKTVLENVEDGVKEIKGKLNRFNEIAELMATDYSDELLDEMGKLQEDLDHANAWDLDAQLEQAMDALGCPPGDWPVTKLSGGERRRVALCKLLLEQPDLLLLDEPTNHLDAESVNWLEQHLEKYPGTVVAVTHDRYFLDNVAQWILELDRGRAYPYEGNYSTYLETKQSRLKVEGQKDAKRAKRLKEELEWVRSNAKGRQAKSKARLARYEEMAAEADKMRKLDFEEIQIPPGPRLGNIVIEVEKLSKAFGEKILIEDLSFTLPRNGIVGIIGPNGAGKTTLFKMLQDMETPDSGSVKVGETVKISYVDQSRANIDPKKTLWEVVSDGLDWINVGQVEMPSRAYVSAFGFKGPDQQKPAGVLSGGERNRLNLALTLKQGGNLLLLDEPTNDLDVETLSSLENALLEFPGCAVVISHDRWFLDRVATHILAYEGDSKWFWFEGNFESYEKNKIERLGADAARPHRATYKKLTRG
- a CDS encoding acyl-CoA thioesterase; amino-acid sequence: MARHIYACPMRWSDMDAFGHVNNVVFLRYLEEARIDFMFTQAAEAGAGEFAGGSVVARHEIEYKRPLVHRPAPVTVETWVTKIGGASLTVSYEIKDTAEDGTETVYVRASTVVVPYDLVEGRPRRISPVEKAFLSRFMDEAPAAVVTA
- a CDS encoding globin, with translation MNETRSETLPEETFFEAVGGEATFRKLVHRFYQGVAQDELLRPMYPEEDLGPAEERFALFLIQYWGGPRTYSEQRGHPRLRMRHAPFAVDRAAHDAWLGHMRTALDELGLPAEAERQLWDYLTYAAASMINTAG
- a CDS encoding ABC transporter permease, translating into MTTTSVATEHEPRQRPEPERERVSAFAGLARVMLLGFLRDRTALFFVLAMPLMFLLLFGTLLKSAGAPHVKVGQVGQVRLLDAVQGEQRAALEKTLSVSTFTDAPTALEKLRKGELDGVVVQGPDGGVRLSISVSDTVKAGTVQGILDSVVQSANQAATGQPPAFTLSTDQVEDESLQPIQFLTPGLLGWAVATGAVFGASFTLVNWRQRKVLRRLRLAPVSAGAVITARVGVSVLVALAQTAIFLGVATLPFFGLQLTGNWWLVVPLVVCATIAFMSIGLVTGAVAKTEEAANGINQVIVLPMSFLSGSFFPLDDAPPWLQTVSHALPLRYLVTSAQSVLSRGGGVMDVLPAMGGLLAFAAVMSAIAWRFFDWNDA
- a CDS encoding ABC transporter ATP-binding protein → MTDAITADGIRKRYGDVQAVDGVSLSVRSGEFYGILGPNGAGKTTTLEILEGIREPDEGRVELLGMAPWPRNTKLLPRIGVQFQASAFFVKLTARETIRTFASFYGVGPRRADAMLERVGLSDSASQLTDKLSGGQAQRLSIACALAHDPELVFLDEPTTGLDPQARRNLWDLLRDINAEGRTVVLTTHYLDEAEVLCDRVSVMDRGRVLRTGAPAALVREIDDTVRVSVESGLLTADRARELFSAAGAEITALEDDGVSLAVSTRAPAPVLAVLAEQGALRGLEVRGATLEDVFLQLTGREYRA